A section of the Lepus europaeus isolate LE1 chromosome 19, mLepTim1.pri, whole genome shotgun sequence genome encodes:
- the LOC133748706 gene encoding vomeronasal type-1 receptor 4-like, whose protein sequence is METRDLTIGMIFLFQTISGILGNLSLLSHYLYLYFTGCKFRSTDLIIKHLTVANCLVILSRGVPQTMAAFGMKHFLSDIGCKLVFYVQRVSRDVSIGSTCLLSISQAITISARNPRWAELKAKATKYISPSTILCWFLNLITNVMVPVHVIGNRNDKNITKKTDHGYCYSVSRTKFLDLLYAAQVLFRDALFVALMLLANSSIVFTLYRHKQQVQYIHGRNITSRSSPESRATHSILVLVSTFVSLSTLSSILHICLAVLSSPSLWLVTTSEVIAGIFPVVSPYILMSHDSRVPRLCCAHKRNTEFSAKEVCRN, encoded by the coding sequence ATGGAAACCAGAGACTTGACAATAGGGatgattttcttatttcaaaCTATCTCTGGAATtctgggaaatctctctcttctttcccactatctctacctctacttcACAGGATGCAAGTTTAGATCCACAGATTTGATCATCAAACACCTGACTGTAGCCAACTGCTTAGTCATTCTCTCTAGAGGAGTTCCTCAAACCATGGCAGCTTTTGGGATGAAGCATTTCCTCAGTGATATTGGGTGCAAGCTTGTGTTCTATGTGCAGAGAGTGAGCAGGGATGTGTCCATTGGCAGCACCTGCCTGTTGAGTATCTCCCAAGCTATCACAAtcagtgccaggaacccaagatGGGCAGAGCTTAAAGCAAAAGCAACGAAGTACATCAGCCCCTCCActatcctctgctggtttctgaACCTGATAACGAATGTCATGGTGCCTGTGCATGTGATTGGAAACAGGAATGACAAAAACATCACAAAGAAAACTGATCATGGCTACTGCTATTCTGTGAGTCGTACAAAATTCTTAGACTTGCTGTATGCTGCCCAGGTGCTATTCAGAGATGCTCTCTTTGTGGCACTCATGCTCTTGGCCAACAGCTCCATAGTTTTCACCCTGTACAGGCACAAGCAGCAGGTCCAATACATCCATGGGAGGAACATCACCTCCAGGTCCTCCCCAGAGTCCAGAGCCACCCACAGCATCCTCGTCCTGGTGAGCACCTTTGTGTCTTTGAGCACTCTCTCCTCCATCCTTCACATTTGCTTGGCTGTTTTAAGCAGCCCGAGTTTGTGGCTGGTGACCACCTCTGAAGTAATTGCTGGGATTTTTCCAGTTGTGAGCCCCTACATCCTCATGAGCCATGACTCCAGGGTGCCCAGGCTGTGCTGTGCCCacaaaagaaatacagaattctCTGCTAAGGAAGTATGTCGAAATTGA